A genomic window from Gallus gallus isolate bGalGal1 chromosome 33, bGalGal1.mat.broiler.GRCg7b, whole genome shotgun sequence includes:
- the LOC769617 gene encoding olfactory receptor 14C36-like — MPNSSSISEFLLLALADTRQLQLLHFWLLLGIYLAALLGNGLISTAIACDHRLHTPMYFFLLNLALLDLGCISTTLPKAMANALWDTTAISYAACVAQVFFFLFFLSAEYSLLTIMSYDRYVAICKPLHYGTLMDSRACATMATAAWGSGLLYSLLHTASVFSVPLCQGNAVDQFFCEIPQILRLSCSESEFLRELGLLSTSAFIGVGCFVFIVVSYVQLFRAVLRIPSEQGRHKAFSTCLPHLVVLSLFVSTAMFAYLKPHSISSPPVDLVVAVLYAVVPPVMNPLIYSMRNKELKVALSELLNKCVSKAMNCSYFSVRHL, encoded by the coding sequence atgcccaacagcagctccatcagcgagttcctcctcctggcgttggcagacacacggcagctgcagctcctgcacttctggctcttgctgggcatctacctggctgccctcctgggcaacggcctcatcagcacagccatagcctgcgaccaccgcctgcacacccccatgtacttcttcctcctcaacctcgccctcctcgacctgggctgcatctccaccactctccccaaagccatggccaacgCCCTCTGGGACACCACGGCCATCTCCTATGCAGCCTGTgttgcacaggtctttttctttctcttcttcctctcagcagaatattcccttctcaccatcatgtcctatgaccgctacgttgccatctgcaagcccctgcactacgggaccttgatggacagcagagcttgtgccactATGGCaacagctgcctggggcagtgggcttctctattccctgctgcacactgccagtgTATTTTCagtgcctctgtgccaaggcaacgctgtggatcagttcttctgtgaaatcccccagatcctcaggctctcctgctcagaatcaGAATTTCTAAGGGAACTTGGACTCCTCAGTACTAGTGCCTTTATTGGTGTTGgatgttttgtcttcattgttgtgtcctatgtgcagctcttcagggctgtgctgaggataccctctgagcagggacggcacaaagccttctccacgtgcctccctcacctggtTGTGCTCTCCCTCTTTGTCAGCACTGCCatgtttgcctacctgaagccccaTTCCATTTCTTCCCCACCTGTGGATTTGGTGGTGGCTGTTCTGTATGCAGTGGTACCCCCTGTAATGAATCCTCTTATttacagcatgaggaacaaggagCTCAAGGTTGCTCTGTCAGAACTGTTGAACAAATGTGTTTCAAAAGCAATGAACTGCTCATATTTTTCTGTACGTCATCTGTAA